From Kryptolebias marmoratus isolate JLee-2015 linkage group LG15, ASM164957v2, whole genome shotgun sequence, a single genomic window includes:
- the selenos gene encoding selenoprotein S encodes MDEVEIRDLNEDKLPVHPPLKNQDLSDLGQTAAEVLSQYGWYLLAATFTVYLLIQHLRRTISRTSIQDQNPRTQQDASVVARRQESMEAARRKMQEELDAKAAIFKEKQKQQEEEKRRQKIEVWENMKQGKSCRGTAKTSEEASSPSSSSEVRKPKTDKKPLRSTDYNPLMGQGGGSCSWRPGRRGPSAGG; translated from the exons atggaCGAAGTGGAGATCCGAGACCTCAATGAGGACAAGTTACCGGTTCACCCGCCTCTGAAGAACCAGGACCTGTCGGATCTGGGTCAGACCG CTGCAGAGGTTCTGTCTCAGTACGGCTGGTACCTGCTGGCTGCCACCTTCACCGTCTACCTGCTCATCCAGCACCTGAGGAGGACCATATCCAGAACCAGCATCCAGGACCAGAACCCACGCACTCAGCAAG ATGCTTCGGTAGTAGCCAGGAGGCAGGAGTCCATGGAAGCAGCTCGGAGGAAgatgcaggaggagctggatgCTAAAGCGGCCAtctttaaagagaaacagaaacag cAAGAAGAAGAGAAACGAAGGCAGAAGATTGAGGTCTGGGAGAACATGAAGCAGGGCAAGAGCTGCCGGGGAACTGCTAag ACCAGCGAAGAGGCCAgctcaccatcatcatcatcagaagtACGGAAGccaaagacagacaaaaagcCTCTACGCAGTACCG ACTACAACCCCCTGATGGGACAGGGAGGAGGCTCCTGCTCCTGGAGACCTGGGAGGAGAGGACCATCAGCCGGAGGATGA
- the aldh1a3 gene encoding LOW QUALITY PROTEIN: aldehyde dehydrogenase family 1 member A3 (The sequence of the model RefSeq protein was modified relative to this genomic sequence to represent the inferred CDS: substituted 1 base at 1 genomic stop codon), with amino-acid sequence MEQLGTLGHEGTSAFPQPVQVQHIRHTKIFINNEWHLSISGRTFPTFNPATGARICDVQEADKEDVDKAVAAARAANQRGSLWRRMDASDXGRMLHRLADLMEMDRLLLATLETLNTGKPFLQAFFTDLEGSIRTLRYYAGWADKIHGKSLSVGEVLVQSPNGNTKV; translated from the exons ATGGAACAGCTGGGGACACTGGGACACGAAGGGACTTCAGCTTTTCCTCAGCCTGTCCAAGTCCAACACATCAGACACACCAAG ATCTTCATCAACAATGAGTGGCACCTGTCAATCAGTGGGAGGACGTTTCCGACCTTTAACCCAGCGACAGGAGCCAGGATCTGTGATGTTCAGGAAGCAGACAAA gagGATGTCGATAAGGCGGTGGCAGCAGCCAgggcagccaatcagaggggCTCTTTGTGGAGGAGGATGGACGCATCGGACTGAGGGAGGATGCTGCACCGACTGGCTGATCTGATGGAGATGGACCGACTGCTGCTGGCT ACCCTGGAGACTCTGAACACGGGGAAACCGTTCCTGCAGGCTTTCTTCACCGACCTGGAGGGCAGCATCAGAACCCTCCGCTACTACGCCGGCTGGGCCGATAAGATTCACGGAAAGAGTCTGTCTGTAGGTGAGGTTCTGGTCCAGAGTCCGAACGGGAACACAAAGGTTTGA
- the chsy1 gene encoding chondroitin sulfate synthase 1 — protein sequence MAGRSRRAWFSVLLGLVVGFTLASRLILPKATELKRAGQKRKANPAACGLNGAPRKEPGGALWAPQVNSSPPTEKPGYGSNSFLFVGVMTAQKYLKNRAVAAHKTWAQTIPGRVEFFSSEGSDTSIPIPIVALKNVDDSYPPQKKSFMMLKYMHDHYLDKYEWFMRADDDVYIKSEKLESFLRSLNSSEAIFLGQTGMGARDELGKLALEPGENFCMGGPGVIMSREVLRRMVPHIRECLQEMYTTHEDVEVGRCVRRFARVQCVWSYEMQQLFYENYEPNKKGYIRELHNSKIHRAITLHPNKNPPYQYRLHSYMLSRKIADLRHRTIQLHREIVQMGRYGAAEPSREDLQLGIPPSFMRFHPHQREDVLEWEFLTGKYLFSSSDSQPPRRGMDSSQRQALDDIIMQVMEMINANAKTRGRVIDFKEIQYGYRRLNPLYGAEYVLDLLLLYKKHKGKTMTVPVRRHAYLQQTFSQIQFREEEEMDARALASHINKESDSLSFLSNSLKMLVPFKLATSGQDQREPKEDKVNILVPLSGRYDIFVRFMANFEKVCLIPNLNVKLLILLFSTDNNTERVKQVELMREYHLKYPRAEMEIKPVAGSFSRALALEVGSLHFSNDSLLFYCDVDLLFSSDFLKRCRSNAALGRQAYFPIIFSQYDPKVVYTGKVPSNNHYVFTSKTGLWRTYGFGIVCVYKGDLVRAGGFDTSIQGWGLEDVDLYNKFVQSGVRLFRSSDTGIVHVHHPVLCDPNLEAKQYKMCLGSKASSYGSTQQLAELWLEKNDHSFRRLATNNGSARTA from the exons ATGGCAGGTCGAAGCAGAAGAGCGTGGTTCAGTGTTCTGCTGGGTCTGGTTGTCGGCTTCACCCTGGCTTCCAGGCTCATTTTACCCAAAGCCACCGAGCTAAAGAGAGCCGGACAGAAGCGGAAAGCTAACCCTGCAGCCTGCGGGCTCAACGGGGCTCCGAGGAAGGAGCCCGGCGGGGCTCTGTGGGCGCCGCAAGTTAACAGTTCCCCGCCGACCGAGAAGCCAGGCTACGGGAGCAACAGTTTCCTGTTCGTCGGGGTGATGACGGCCCAGAAGTACCTGAAGAACCGAGCCGTGGCAGCACACAA aacGTGGGCACAAACGATTCCCGGTCGTGTGGAGTTCTTCTCCAGCGAGGGCTCGGATACCTCCATACCCATTCCCATTGTGGCTCTGAAGAACGTGGATGACTCGTACCCGCCTCAGAAGAAGTCCTTCATGATGCTGAAGTACATGCACGACCACTACCTGGACAAGTACGAGTGGTTCATGAGGGCCGATGATGACGTCTACATCAAGAGCGAGAAGCTGGAGAGCTTCCTCCGGAGCCTGAACAGCAGCGAGGCCATCTTCCTGGGCCAGACGGGAATGGGGGCCCGGGATGAGCTGGGGAAACTGGCTCTGGAGCCCGGGGAGAACTTTTGCATGGGGGGTCCCGGTGTCATCATGAGCCGGGAGGTCCTGAGGAGAATGGTGCCCCACATTCGGGAGTGTCTACAGGAGATGTACACCACCCACGAAGACGTAGAAGTGGGCCGGTGTGTGAGGAGATTCGCCAGGGTCCAGTGCGTCTGGTCCTACGAG ATGCAGCAACTCTTCTACGAGAACTATGAACCCAACAAGAAGGGCTACATCCGAGAGCTGCACAACAGCAAGATCCATCGAGCCATCACCCTCCACCCCAACAAGAACCCTCCCTACCAGTACCGTCTGCACAGCTACATGCTCAGCCGCAAGATCGCAGACCTGCGCCACAGGACCATCCAGCTGCACAGAGAAATAGTCCAGATGGGACGCTACGGTGCGGCCGAGCCCAGCCGAGAGGACCTCCAGCTTGGCATACCTCCTTCGTTCATGCGCTTCCATCCTCATCAGAGAGAGGACGTCCTGGAGTGGGAGTTCCTGACAGGAAAGTACCTGTTCTCATCATCCGACAGTCAGCCGCCGCGCCGCGGGATGGACTCCTCTCAGAGGCAGGCCTTGGATGACATCATCATGCAGGTGATGGAGATGATCAACGCCAACGCCAAGACACGGGGCCGAGTCATcgattttaaagaaatccagTATGGCTACCGAAGGCTGAATCCGTTGTACGGGGCCGAATATGTTCtggatctgctgctgctttacaaGAAGCACAAAGGAAAGACCATGACGGTTCCTGTGAGGAGACACGCGTACCTTCAGCAGACCTTCAGCCAAATCCAgttcagagaggaggaggagatggatgCCAGGGCTCTCGCCAGCCACATCAACAAGGAGTCCGACTCCCTGTCGTTCCTGTCCAACTCCCTGAAGATGCTGGTTCCCTTCAAGCTGGCCACTTCTGGACAGGACCAGAGGGAGCCGAAGGAGGACAAGGTCAACATTTTGGTCCCTCTGTCGGGACGGTATGACATCTTTGTTCGCTTTATGGCGAACtttgaaaaggtttgtttgatcCCTAACCTGAACGTGAAACTGTTGATCCTGCTGTTCAGCACCGACAACAACACGGAGCGGGTCAAACAGGTGGAGCTGATGAGGGAGTACCACCTGAAGTATCCCCGGGCTGAGATGGAGATAAAACCTGTAGCTGGTTCCTTCTCCAGAGCTCTGGCCCTGGAAGTGGGTTCCTTACACTTCTCCAACGATTCCCTGCTGTTCTACTGCGACGTGGACCTGCTGTTCTCCAGTGACTTCCTGAAGCGCTGCCGGAGCAACGCCGCCCTGGGGAGGCAGGCCTACTTCCCCATCATCTTCAGTCAGTATGACCCTAAAGTGGTGTACACGGGCAAGGTCCCAAGTAACAACCACTACGTCTTCACCTCCAAGACGGGCCTTTGGAGGACCTACGGCTTCGGCATCGTCTGCGTCTACAAGGGAGACCTGGTCCGAGCCGGGGGCTTCGATACCTCCATCCAGGGCTGGGGCCTGGAGGATGTTGACCTTTATAATAAATTTGTCCAGTCAGGGGTCCGCTTGTTCAGAAGTTCAGATACGGGGATAGTGCACGTCCACCACCCAGTCCTCTGTGACCCGAACCTGGAGGCGAAGCAGTACAAGATGTGCCTGGGCTCCAAAGCGTCGTCGTACGGCTCCACCCAGCAGCTGGCTGAACTCTGGCTGGAGAAGAATGACCACAGCTTCAGGAGGCTGGCCACCAACAACGGCTCAGCCAGGACAGCTTGA
- the LOC112450170 gene encoding leucine-rich repeat serine/threonine-protein kinase 1-like — translation MLATSCQQGHLDVVRLLVWDYDADVKDFAVHSDEFAVITGQPLYAAAQAGNEEIAHFLLENGAGFSSYTLMDFPDFSKRLLRQKLQETGSESTDEVSFLNTAVGRTDFSDRKNLLNQVFSRCSPGVRC, via the exons ATGCTGgccacttcctgtcagcagGGTCACCTGGACGTGGTCCGCCTGCTCGTCTGGGACTACGACGCTGACGTGAAGGACTTTGCCGTCCACAGTGATGAGTTCGCTGTCATCACCGGCCAGCCGCTGTACGCCGCGGCTCAAGCAG GAAATGAAGAAATCGCTCACTTCCTGCTGGAAAACGGTGCAGGATTCTCATCGTACACACTGATGGACTTCCCGGACTTCAGCAAGCGTCTCCTCAGACAGAAGCTACAGGAAACTGGCAGTGAAAGCACGGATGAGGTGAGTTTCCTGAACACGGCTGTGGGTcggacagatttcagtgataGGAAGAACCTGTTGAACCAGGTGTTCTCCAGGTGTTCTCCAGGTGTGAGGTGCTGA